One Gallus gallus isolate bGalGal1 chromosome 38, bGalGal1.mat.broiler.GRCg7b, whole genome shotgun sequence genomic window, acccccccatttcccccccattatTACCCACATTTCCCCCCATAGTCCTCCGAtttttgccccttatttctactaTAACCCCTAATTTTTACTCCTAgcccattccccccccataacccccaagTTTTACCCCATTCCCCCACATAACCCCCAAGTtttaccccatttcccccccataacccccagtTTTTGCCCCCATTGCCACTATAACCCCCAATTttatcccccctccccccatagccccccaatTTtatcccccctctcccccataacccccaatTTAACTTCCTTCCCCCCTATAATTCCCCTCActtcccccataaccccccctattttcccccctctcccccataacccccccattttatcccccctccccccataacccccaatttaacctcCCTCCCCCCTATAATCCCCCTCACTCCCCACATAACCCCCCtattttcccccctcccccccataacccccccttttaaccccttccccccccccaggtgcgGTCGCTGCGGCTGAAGCTGTTGGCAGAGGCAGCTGTGGGGGTTGCAGGGCGGGGGTCCCGTTCCCCCCCCCGCACATACCTGACTGCTGCCATCGCAGCCGTGCAGCCCCTCTTCATGTACGCCCTCACCGCCCACCTGGTGCGCTGATTTGAGGCCAAAAACTCCATTTTTGGGGCTCTGGgaatgcccccccccccccccccccatcccccctcaGCTGTACAATACACCAGGCGCACAATGGGAGCCATTGGGGTGTGGTGGTCACAgtaggggttgggggggggcaaaggggggtcctttgggtgggagggggggagaggggggtcctgggggtgttaatggggtgttgggggggggatGGTGGGGTCTTCAGAGTGACAATGAGGTGCTGGGGGGGTACAGTGGGATCCTTAAGGTGACCATATGgtgctggggggaagggggggggggggtacagTGGGGTCCTTAGGGTGACAAtgaggtgctgggggggggggaggggtacTGTGGGGTCCTCTGTGGGGTCCATGGGACGCGGtgaaacccccccccccccccaaaccaaTGGGGCACAGGAAGAGgtgaggggggcggggggggtttTCACGTTTCCCTTTATTCCAAAAATCCCTTTAAAAGTGTACAAAAAAAGCCTCCCAGGAACCCCTTAATTAATTACTGCTCATTAAAAAGCCCCAATGGGTGCAAAAGCACCGCGAATCTCATTGGTTCCCCCCCCGGGGACAATCAGTACAGAGccctgggggggggaaggcccattttgggggggaaaaagggcaTTTGGGGGGGGAGAAAAGCCCCATTTGGGGTTAAAATGTCCCATTTTGGGTTAGAAAAGCTCAATTTTGGGACAGAAAGGCTcgattttgggggagaaaagcaCCGTTTTGGGGTAGAAATGGTCAATTCTGGGTGTGAAAAGCtcattttgggggagaaaagcctcattttggggggaaaacCATCAATTTTGGGATAGAAACGGTCAATTTGGGGGGAGAAAAGCCCCATTTAGAGTTAAAATGCCCCATTTTGGGTTAGAAAAGCTCCatttggggggagaaaatgtcacattttgggatggaaaagtggcattttggggtgaaaacgTCACATTTTGGGGCGGAAATGTCACATTTTGGCGTAGAAAAGCGGCATTTGGGGGTAGAAAGAAGCCGAAAAGGTGCCTTTTGGGGCCAGGAGAGCCCCGTTTGGGGCAGCGGCCCCCCTTTTGTGGGGTAAGGAGGGGCGTTTTGGGGTTCAGGCCTCGCTGCCCATCAGCCTCTCCTTGTCGGCGCCGCGGCTCCGGCGGTGGCAGCGTTGTGTGGCAGCGGGACGGGTCAGCAGCAGCGccagcagcgccagcagcagcacagccagcagcagcacagccagcagcacagctggggggggggggggggggggggggggcacagtgtTAATGGGACATATGCACGATGTCACCTgaagggggggcggggggggtgagggggatGCTCACCTGTGGGGTGCCAGCTGCTGCCGTCAcctggagggaggggggggtcacTGTGATGTCCCCATTGCtgtcatccccccccccaatgttCCCAGCCCCCTAATATctccccccagtgccccccaccccGTCCTTATTGTCCCCATAATGTCCCTAGCgctgtccccaaccccccccccaattgTCCCCCTcaatgtccccccccccacccaatgtccccatgcagtccccattccccccccacccctgtccccatgttgtcccccccactgtccccatggtgtccccattcCCTCAATgtcccccagtgtccccatgtcagccccccaatgtccccatcacccccccaatgtccccatgtcacccccCCAACatccccccaatgtccccatgtcactccccccaatgtccccacaatgtccccatcactcccccaatgtccccatgtcacccccCCAACAtccccccagtgtccccatgtcactccccccaatgtccccccaatgcccccccaatGTCCCCGTCACctccccaatgtccccatgtcacccccCCAACGTCCCCCCAACGTCCCCATGCatccccccccatgtccccccaatgtccccatatcacccccccaatgtccccatgtcactccccccaatgtccccccaatgtccccatgcttccccccaatgtccccatatcacccccccaacgtccccatgcttccccccccatgtccccacgcCGTACCCCCCCCGCAGCGCTGCAGACACTCCTCCCTGTCGCGGTAGTTGTTGCGGTTCCCGCGGCAGCCGCCGTAGATGAAGGGCCGACATTGGCGGTGTTGGGGGCTGTAGAACCAACGGTGGAACGCGGCGCGGCACGGCCCGGTGAGGGGGGGGGCGGCGCACAGCTCTGCGGGGACAGCGGCCGTCAGCGGGAGGGGGCGCAGCCGGGGGGGGACGCCCAGCAGTGTCACCCAGTGTTGTCACCCAGCAGTGTCACCCGGTTGTCACCCATCACCACCAGGCAGAGTCACCCAGCAGTGTCACCCAGTGCTGTCACCCATCATCACCTGGCAGTGTCACCCAGTGTTGTCACCCAGCAATGTCACCCGGCTGTCACCCATCACCACCAGGTGGGGTCACCCAGCAGTGTCACCCAGTGTTGTCACCCGGCAAAGTCACCCGGTTGTCACCCAGCATCACCCAGCAGTGTCACCTGGTTGTCACCCATCACCACCAGTCGGGGTCACCCAGCAGTGTCACCCAGTGTTGTCACGCAGCAATGTCACCCAGTTGTCACCCATCACCACCAGTTGTTGTCACCCAGCATCACCCAGCAGTGTCACCCAGCAATGTCACCCAGCAATGTCACCTGGCTGTCATCCATCACCATCTGGCGGAGTCACCCAGCAGTGTCACCCAGTGTTGTCACCCAGCATCACCCGGCAGTGTCACCCAGTGCTGTCACCCAGCATTGTCACCCAGCTGTCACCCATCACCACCAGGCAGAGTCACCCAGCAATGTCACCCAGTTGTCACCCAGCATCACCTGGCGTGGCCAGCCAGTGATGTCACCCAGCAATGTCACCCAGCAATGTCACCTAGTTGTCACCCATCACCATCAGGCGGGGTCACCCAGTTGTCACCCAGCATCACCTGGCGGGGTCACCCAGCATTGTCACCTGGTTGTCACCCATCATCACCTGGCAGTGTCACCCAGTGTTGTCACCCAGCAGTGTCACCCAGTTGTCACCCATCACCACCAGTCGGGGTCACCCAGCAGTGTCACCAGTTGTCACCCAGCGTCACCCAGTGTTGTCACCTGGTTGTCACCCAGTATCATATGGCGGTGTCACCCCGTTGTCACCCATCACCACCAGGTGGTGTCACCTGATGGCATCACCCGGCAATGTCACCCAGTGTTGTCACCTGGTTGTCACCCAGTTATCACCCGGTGGTGTCACCCAGCATCACCTGGCAGCGTCACCACGCAGCGTCACCCAGTTGTCACCTAATATCACCTGGCAGTGTCACCCAgtgttgtcacctggttgccACCCGGTATCATATGGCGGTGTCACCCTGTGGTGTCACCCATCACCGCCTGGCGGGGTCACCCAGTTGTCACCCAGCATCACCTCGTGGTGTCACCCGATGGCATCACCCAGCGGTGTCACCCAGCGGTGTCACCCGGCAATGCCACCCGCTCGTCACCCATCACCACCTGGCGGTGTCACCCACGGCTGTCACCCAGTGCAGTCACCCACCATTGCCACGTGTCGGTGTCACCCTGGGGTGTCACCCCCCACCCCTGGCATTGTCACCCCAACCCAACTCCCCGTCTTGGTGGTACCTTCGTAGGCAGAGTCCCACGGCGCGGTGATGTCCGGAGGTGGTGCtttgctgggggctgtgggagtgCCACTGAGTGTCCCCATTTggccccacagtgtccccattTGGCCCTATTTGTCCCCATTTGCACCCAGGGGGTCCCTGTCTGTCCCCACAGTGACCCCCTCTGACCTCATGATGTCACCAtttgtccccatggtgtccccatttgtccccacagtgtccccattTGGCCCTATTTGTCCCCATTTGCCCCCAGGGGGTCCCTGTCTGTCCCCACAGTGACCCCCTCTGACCTCACGGTGTCCCCATTTGTCACCACGGTGTCCCCATTTGGCCCTATTTGTCCCCATTTGCACCCAAGGGATCCCTGTCtgtccccacactgaccccctCTGACCTCATGGTGTCTCCATGGTGTCCCCATTTGTCCCCAGGGGTCCCGTTTGTCCCCACAGTGACCCCCTCTGACCTCATGGTGTCCCCATTTGGCCCCACGGTGTCCCCATTTGGCCCTATTTGTCCCCATTTGCACCCAAGGGATCCCTGTCTGTCCCCAGAGTGACCCCCTCTGACCTCACGGTGTCCCCATTTGTCCTCACGGTGCCCCGTTTGTCCCCAGAATGTCTCCATTCATCGCCAGGTGTCCCTATTTGTCCTCAGCTGTCCCCACAGCGTCCCCGTTTGTCCCCATTTGTCCCCTAAGTGTCCCCCTCTGACCTCACGGTGTCCCCATTTGTCCCCATTTGTGCCCAAGGGTTGGGGACACTCAAAGGTTGGGGGGAGGACAAAAAGGGTTGGGCTAAAGGGGGAGGGGCCCAAAAGGGTGGGGACAAAAGGGGAGGGCCCTAAAAGATGGGGGTAAGAGGGGGAGGGGCCTTAAAAGGGTGGGACCCAAAGGGGGAGGGGCCTAAAGGGGTGGGGGCGCGGTGGGCGGGGCCTAAAGGCGCTAGAAATGGGAGGACCCCAAGGGGGCGTGGCCTCGCGGCCCTCCCAACTTCCGCTTCCCGTTAGGCCCCGCCCTCccttcagtctcttctccccctccaaaggacccccccccaaacgctcccccccccaaatccccgccccctcccgcccccccctcGCCTCGTACCGTCGCTCCCGGGCCCGCCCGGCacccccccgccgcccgcgggcagcag contains:
- the LOC107051508 gene encoding kunitz-type protease inhibitor 2 isoform X1, coding for MAAGPVLALLLLLPAGGGGVPGGPGSDAPSKAPPPDITAPWDSAYEELCAAPPLTGPCRAAFHRWFYSPQHRQCRPFIYGGCRGNRNNYRDREECLQRCGGGDGSSWHPTAVLLAVLLLAVLLLALLALLLTRPAATQRCHRRSRGADKERLMGSEA